From the genome of Geothrix sp. 21YS21S-4, one region includes:
- a CDS encoding class I fructose-bisphosphate aldolase → MATAKVREILSWYSSENPGVKANLARLMNTGRLAGTGKFVILPVDQGFEHGPARSFAPNPGGYDPRYHVELAIESGCNAYAAPLGFIEHVASDYAGDIPLILKLNNSDSLSKGHEPCSAITGSVEDALRLGCAAIGYTIYPGSGARNEQYEALRELILEAKAVGLPTVLWAYPRGAGLSKDGETAVDVVAYAAQISAQLGAHIIKVKPPKNHLEQGEAKKVFEKYGIPTETLKDRIAHVVQSAFNGRRIVIFSGGEAKGTDEVLKEVAEIAAGGGFGSIMGRNAFQRPKAEAIQLLHGVMDAFAKA, encoded by the coding sequence ATGGCCACGGCCAAAGTCCGCGAAATCCTCTCCTGGTACAGCTCCGAAAACCCCGGCGTGAAAGCCAACCTGGCGCGCCTCATGAACACGGGCCGCCTGGCCGGCACAGGCAAGTTCGTGATCCTGCCCGTGGACCAGGGCTTCGAGCACGGCCCCGCCCGCAGCTTCGCGCCCAACCCCGGCGGCTACGACCCCCGCTACCACGTCGAGCTGGCCATCGAATCCGGCTGCAACGCCTACGCGGCGCCCCTGGGATTCATCGAGCACGTGGCCTCGGACTACGCCGGCGACATCCCCCTCATCCTGAAGCTCAACAACAGCGACAGCCTCAGCAAGGGCCACGAGCCCTGCAGCGCCATCACCGGCAGCGTGGAGGATGCCCTCCGCCTGGGCTGCGCCGCCATCGGCTACACGATCTATCCCGGCAGCGGCGCCCGCAACGAGCAGTACGAGGCCCTGCGCGAGCTCATCCTCGAAGCCAAGGCCGTGGGCCTGCCCACCGTGCTGTGGGCCTATCCCCGCGGCGCCGGCCTCAGCAAGGACGGCGAGACCGCCGTGGATGTGGTGGCCTACGCCGCCCAGATCTCCGCCCAACTCGGCGCCCACATCATCAAGGTGAAGCCCCCCAAGAACCACCTGGAACAGGGCGAAGCGAAGAAGGTCTTCGAGAAGTACGGCATCCCCACCGAGACCCTGAAGGACCGCATCGCCCACGTCGTGCAGAGCGCCTTCAACGGCCGCCGGATCGTGATCTTCAGCGGCGGCGAAGCGAAGGGCACCGACGAGGTCCTGAAGGAGGTCGCCGAGATCGCCGCCGGCGGCGGGTTCGGCTCCATCATGGGCCGCAATGCCTTCCAGCGCCCCAAGGCCGAAGCCATCCAGCTCCTGCACGGCGTGATGGACGCCTTTGCCAAGGCGTAA
- a CDS encoding HAD family hydrolase — protein MLRTLAFDADDTLWHNETHYAEAQGAFRDLLRAYHDDAWIDARLHDTEMRNLRRYGYGIKGFTLSMIETALELTDHRLDGAGLRKVLAVGQAMLDKPVEPLPGVVEVLEALQAEFTLMVVTKGDLFDQEAKLAKSGLASQFERIEILSEKDEAAYAALLRRHRLAPGEFTMVGNSVKSDILPVLAVGARAIHIPYHLTWAHEVVAPPPDSAFPVLASIRELPALLAAW, from the coding sequence ATGCTCCGGACCCTCGCCTTCGACGCCGACGACACGCTCTGGCACAACGAGACCCACTACGCGGAAGCCCAGGGGGCCTTCCGCGACCTGCTGCGGGCCTACCACGACGACGCGTGGATCGACGCCCGGCTCCACGACACGGAGATGCGGAACCTCCGCCGCTACGGGTATGGGATCAAGGGCTTCACCCTCTCCATGATCGAGACGGCCCTGGAGCTGACGGACCATCGCCTGGATGGCGCGGGCCTCCGGAAGGTGCTCGCGGTGGGCCAAGCCATGCTGGACAAGCCCGTGGAGCCTCTTCCCGGCGTGGTCGAAGTCCTGGAGGCCCTTCAGGCGGAGTTCACCCTGATGGTGGTCACCAAGGGCGACCTCTTCGATCAGGAGGCCAAGCTCGCGAAATCCGGGCTGGCTTCGCAATTCGAGCGGATCGAGATCCTGTCGGAGAAGGACGAGGCCGCCTACGCCGCCCTGCTGCGGCGGCACCGGCTCGCGCCCGGCGAGTTCACGATGGTGGGCAACTCCGTGAAGTCCGACATCCTGCCCGTCCTGGCCGTGGGCGCCCGGGCCATCCACATCCCCTACCACCTCACCTGGGCCCATGAGGTGGTGGCCCCTCCACCGGATTCGGCCTTTCCCGTCCTCGCGTCCATCCGCGAGCTGCCCGCCCTCCTGGCCGCCTGGTGA
- a CDS encoding TonB-dependent receptor, whose product MSTSTLAALLVAAAPLMSQGVSAQLGGRVLDTKGAGLAGATVTIRNTETGLTRTTQTNADGRYLATLLPVGPYSVTVTKAGFQTASNVKVNLNLGDAAPLTIKLASETGAVVEVIAAASQVDSERASAAAIVSPDNLTNLPVLNRNFTNLATLAPQVVVDSSRGNLAIAGQRGVNTSINIDGGDNNEPFFGGATGAAEGKTPFTISIEAIREYQVVTDGASAEFGRMGGGYVNAITKNGTNDFSGSVFYYQRPKGWVEAGPTLRQPTGSFTTNPVGDFQQEQFGFSIGGPIVKDKLFFFAAYDAQRRKDPINMVWGGNSPVTLDPVANPNDAVLVSKLGSYAPKSDSDVYFLRFDWNPTIDHNIQFRINHSDFKGATGASTMAAYENLATDNVKTDSYVLQWNWVISANWMSEFRATQTKDDMPRSTYSNIPEVSISNVGYYGAYPFDRTYNTKRTEYQENVSYVTPTFQLKAGLDYNAIDVSEFFAGNWQGVYSFSNLANFRAGNWSYYRQNFSLMPGQSIQQAGLFDTSYKQMAAFIQTSWRLTDTFKLDVGVRWDRQENPDYPILDMSNRLATSMPVTAKIPSDSQYSPRLSFTWTPGFDQGKTVVRGSVGRYVSTTPAVFFYQVYAANGVRTGSKDFQPTEAATYGIPRGTAFNAANPLWLSSTPTGFSTFNIWTFDKNFKNPYTDRVNLGAERSFFNDLVLGLSATYAKGNQLERTADVNLGTPVPNASGRLIYPSTISAAGAYTAVRPNAAYGTMGVYYSDATSLYHAYTASLKYHKDGSAFDAQLFYTYAINKDSDSNERNYSGVTIQDPASLGNQWGYADTDRRQVLTGYFSFLDKNVTGILTSVSVRYQTGTPYTLTYTADVNGDGNSTNDRYFQNGVDTGRNTQRIGSTLTLDLGLRRDIPLSKGTKLTLSADVFNLLNRQDTYFSRRVSYTSPVTPATVDANSASNLQPQQNWIGSARQVQVGARFSF is encoded by the coding sequence TTGAGCACTTCAACGTTGGCGGCCCTGCTCGTCGCGGCGGCCCCCCTCATGTCCCAGGGCGTCTCGGCTCAGCTGGGCGGCCGGGTTCTCGATACCAAGGGCGCTGGTCTGGCCGGTGCCACGGTGACCATCCGCAACACCGAGACGGGCCTGACTCGCACCACCCAGACCAACGCCGACGGCCGCTATCTGGCCACCCTGCTGCCCGTGGGGCCCTACAGCGTGACCGTCACCAAGGCCGGCTTCCAGACCGCCAGCAACGTCAAGGTGAACCTCAACCTGGGTGACGCCGCTCCCCTCACCATCAAGCTCGCCTCCGAGACCGGCGCCGTGGTCGAAGTGATCGCCGCCGCCTCCCAGGTCGACTCCGAGCGCGCCAGTGCCGCCGCCATCGTCTCCCCCGACAACCTGACCAATCTGCCCGTTCTCAACCGTAACTTCACCAACCTCGCCACCCTGGCCCCCCAGGTGGTCGTGGACAGCAGCCGCGGCAACCTCGCCATCGCCGGCCAGCGCGGCGTCAACACCTCCATCAACATCGACGGCGGGGACAATAACGAGCCCTTCTTCGGTGGCGCCACCGGTGCGGCCGAAGGCAAGACCCCCTTCACGATCTCCATCGAAGCCATCCGCGAGTACCAGGTGGTGACCGACGGCGCCAGCGCCGAATTCGGCCGCATGGGCGGCGGCTACGTGAACGCCATCACCAAGAACGGCACCAACGATTTCAGCGGCAGCGTCTTCTACTACCAGCGCCCCAAGGGCTGGGTGGAAGCCGGCCCGACCCTGCGCCAGCCCACCGGTTCGTTCACCACCAATCCCGTGGGTGACTTCCAGCAGGAGCAGTTCGGGTTCAGCATCGGCGGCCCCATCGTCAAGGACAAGCTGTTCTTCTTCGCGGCCTACGACGCCCAGCGCCGCAAGGACCCCATCAACATGGTGTGGGGCGGCAATAGCCCGGTGACCCTCGATCCCGTCGCCAACCCCAATGATGCGGTGCTCGTCTCCAAGCTCGGCTCCTACGCGCCCAAGTCGGATTCCGACGTGTACTTCCTCCGGTTCGACTGGAATCCCACCATCGACCACAACATCCAATTCCGCATCAACCACTCGGACTTCAAGGGCGCGACCGGCGCCAGCACCATGGCCGCCTACGAGAACCTGGCCACGGACAACGTGAAGACGGACTCCTATGTTCTCCAGTGGAACTGGGTGATCAGCGCGAACTGGATGAGTGAGTTCCGGGCGACCCAGACCAAGGACGACATGCCCCGGTCGACCTACTCGAACATCCCCGAAGTGAGCATTTCCAACGTCGGCTACTACGGCGCGTATCCCTTCGACCGCACCTACAATACCAAGCGCACCGAGTACCAGGAGAACGTCAGCTACGTCACGCCCACCTTCCAGCTGAAGGCCGGCCTCGACTACAACGCCATCGACGTCTCCGAGTTCTTCGCCGGCAACTGGCAGGGCGTCTACAGCTTCAGCAACCTGGCCAATTTCCGCGCCGGCAACTGGAGCTACTACCGCCAGAACTTCAGCCTCATGCCCGGCCAGAGCATCCAGCAGGCCGGCCTCTTCGACACCAGCTACAAGCAGATGGCCGCCTTCATCCAGACGAGCTGGCGCCTGACCGACACCTTCAAGCTCGACGTCGGCGTCCGCTGGGACCGCCAGGAGAACCCCGACTACCCGATCCTGGACATGAGTAACCGGCTGGCGACCTCCATGCCCGTGACGGCGAAGATTCCCAGCGACAGCCAGTACTCGCCGCGCCTCTCCTTCACCTGGACTCCCGGCTTCGACCAGGGCAAGACCGTCGTCCGCGGCAGCGTGGGTCGCTACGTCAGCACCACCCCCGCCGTGTTCTTCTATCAGGTCTATGCGGCCAACGGCGTCCGCACCGGCTCCAAGGACTTCCAGCCGACTGAAGCCGCCACCTACGGCATCCCCCGCGGCACGGCCTTCAATGCGGCGAATCCCCTGTGGCTCTCCAGCACCCCCACGGGCTTCTCCACGTTCAACATCTGGACCTTCGACAAGAACTTCAAGAACCCTTACACGGACCGCGTGAATCTGGGCGCCGAGCGCTCCTTCTTCAACGACCTAGTTCTGGGCCTGTCCGCCACCTACGCGAAGGGCAACCAGCTGGAGCGCACCGCCGACGTCAACCTCGGCACGCCCGTTCCGAACGCTTCTGGGCGCCTGATCTATCCCAGCACGATCAGCGCTGCGGGAGCCTACACGGCGGTTCGTCCCAACGCCGCCTACGGCACCATGGGCGTCTACTACTCCGACGCCACCAGCCTCTACCACGCCTACACGGCCAGCCTGAAGTACCACAAGGATGGCAGCGCCTTCGACGCCCAGCTGTTCTACACCTACGCCATCAACAAGGACAGTGACTCCAACGAGCGCAACTATTCTGGTGTCACCATCCAGGATCCCGCTTCCCTGGGCAACCAGTGGGGCTACGCCGACACGGACCGCCGCCAGGTGTTGACCGGCTACTTCAGCTTCCTGGACAAGAACGTGACCGGAATCCTGACGTCGGTCTCCGTCCGCTATCAGACCGGCACGCCCTACACGCTGACCTACACCGCCGACGTGAACGGCGACGGCAACAGCACCAACGACCGCTACTTCCAGAACGGCGTGGACACTGGCCGGAATACCCAGCGGATCGGTTCCACCCTGACCTTGGACCTCGGTCTCCGCCGGGACATTCCCCTCTCCAAGGGAACCAAGCTGACCCTGTCCGCGGACGTGTTCAATCTCCTCAACCGGCAGGACACCTACTTCTCCCGGCGCGTCTCCTACACCAGTCCTGTCACGCCCGCGACGGTGGACGCGAACTCTGCCAGCAACCTCCAGCCCCAGCAGAACTGGATCGGCTCGGCCCGTCAGGTCCAGGTCGGTGCCCGCTTCTCCTTCTAG
- a CDS encoding 3-hydroxybutyryl-CoA dehydrogenase codes for MSIQTIGVIGAGQMGNGIAHVFAQAGFSVLMQDVAEVFAAKGLATIDKNLQRGVDKGKLTAEEKAAVLGRVKLTTRLEDLADCDLVVEAATEKWDVKKQVFETLDKVCKPGTILASNTSSISITKLAAITKRPEAFIGMHFMNPVPVMQLIEVIRGLATSEATFEAVMDLSKQLGKTPIACNDFPGFVSNRVLLPMINEAIYALYEGVATVESIDGIMKLGMNHPMGPLTLADFIGLDTCLFILNVLHEGLGDPKYRPCPLLIKYVDAGWLGKKSGRGFYDYASQAR; via the coding sequence ATGAGCATCCAGACCATCGGCGTCATCGGCGCGGGTCAGATGGGCAACGGCATCGCCCACGTCTTCGCCCAGGCGGGCTTTTCGGTCCTGATGCAGGACGTGGCCGAGGTATTCGCGGCGAAGGGCCTGGCCACCATCGACAAGAACCTCCAGCGGGGCGTGGACAAGGGCAAGCTGACCGCCGAAGAGAAGGCCGCGGTGCTGGGCCGCGTCAAGCTGACCACCCGGCTGGAGGATCTCGCGGACTGCGACCTGGTGGTGGAAGCCGCCACGGAGAAGTGGGACGTCAAAAAGCAGGTGTTCGAGACCCTCGACAAGGTCTGCAAGCCGGGCACCATCCTCGCCAGCAACACCAGCAGCATCTCCATCACGAAGCTGGCCGCCATCACGAAGCGGCCCGAGGCCTTCATCGGGATGCACTTCATGAACCCCGTTCCGGTCATGCAGCTCATCGAGGTGATCCGGGGCCTGGCCACCAGCGAGGCCACCTTTGAAGCGGTGATGGACCTGTCGAAGCAGCTCGGCAAGACCCCCATCGCCTGCAACGATTTCCCAGGCTTCGTGAGCAACCGCGTCCTGCTCCCGATGATCAACGAGGCCATCTACGCGCTGTACGAGGGCGTCGCCACGGTGGAGAGCATCGACGGGATCATGAAGCTGGGGATGAATCACCCCATGGGCCCCCTCACCCTGGCGGACTTCATCGGGCTCGACACGTGCCTCTTCATCCTCAACGTCCTGCACGAGGGCCTGGGCGATCCGAAATACCGGCCGTGTCCCCTGTTGATCAAGTACGTGGATGCGGGCTGGCTGGGGAAGAAGAGCGGCCGGGGATTCTACGACTACGCTTCCCAGGCCCGATGA
- a CDS encoding TIGR00282 family metallophosphoesterase, producing MRILALGDVVGEPGRRLVEAFVPELRRETGADLVMVNGENAAHGHGITEGIAREWLDRCDVDVITTGNHAFDVKGIDAYFRQEPRLIRPANHPADTAGSGWIKLHTPSGAEVLVVNLMGRVHMPPCDCPFRCVDALLQKERADLVVVDMHAEATSEAQAMGHHLDGRAAAVLGTHTHVPTLDAKVLPGGTAYVTDIGMTGPYGGVIGMKKEASLGRFLKVQRPRYEVAETDFQLHAILVTTEGRKATAIERILRRL from the coding sequence ATGAGGATCCTGGCGCTGGGCGACGTGGTGGGGGAGCCGGGACGGCGGCTGGTGGAGGCTTTCGTGCCCGAACTGCGGCGGGAGACCGGCGCGGATCTGGTGATGGTGAACGGGGAGAACGCGGCCCATGGTCACGGCATCACGGAGGGCATCGCCCGCGAATGGCTCGACCGCTGCGACGTGGACGTGATCACCACGGGCAATCACGCCTTCGACGTGAAAGGGATCGACGCCTACTTCCGGCAGGAGCCGCGGCTGATCCGCCCCGCCAACCATCCGGCGGATACGGCGGGAAGCGGGTGGATCAAGCTCCATACGCCCTCGGGAGCGGAGGTCCTGGTCGTCAACCTGATGGGCCGCGTCCACATGCCGCCCTGCGACTGTCCCTTCCGGTGCGTGGACGCCCTTCTTCAGAAGGAACGCGCCGACCTCGTCGTGGTGGACATGCATGCCGAGGCCACCAGTGAGGCCCAGGCCATGGGCCACCATCTGGACGGACGGGCCGCGGCGGTGTTGGGAACCCACACCCACGTCCCCACCCTCGACGCGAAGGTCCTCCCCGGCGGCACGGCGTACGTCACGGACATCGGAATGACGGGCCCCTACGGCGGCGTCATCGGAATGAAGAAGGAAGCCAGCCTCGGGCGCTTCCTGAAGGTCCAGCGTCCGCGGTACGAGGTCGCCGAGACCGACTTTCAGCTCCACGCCATCCTGGTCACCACCGAAGGCCGGAAGGCCACCGCCATCGAGCGGATCCTGCGCAGGCTTTGA
- a CDS encoding peptide chain release factor 3, which yields MSLSEEIQRRRTFAIISHPDAGKTTLTEKLLLYGGAIDRAGSVKAREGGAAAHSDWMSIEQERGISVTSAAMQFEYQGRAINLLDTPGHQDFSEDTYRALTAADAVVMLLDCAKGVEEQTKKLFRVARERRLPIFTFVNKLDRPGREPVELIDEVEELFGLHAVPMTWPIGSGTDFKGVYVRATGQIQVFERAKAGRKARVAGKGGLDDSEITALLTPAELQQLKDDVDLMDHVLPTFDREAFLRGEQSPMFFGSAVNNFGVAEFLEEFLDLAPPPGPRPLMNGGEVAPEQAFTAFVFKVQANMNKAHRDRVAFARIVSGKFDRGMDALHVREKKSIKLNYPHMFFGRERQIVDEAYPGDILGLINPGLFRIGDVLSAAGPVEFHAVPRFSPEQFASVRLADPGARKGFLKGLGQIAEEGVVQVFWPKGGAPLPILGAIGRLQFEVLQHRLKDEYACPVLLEPRGFQMARWIEGGWPEPSRFWGELVEDTEGNPAILFENDWQRRTTAEKSPGLTFLEHPPK from the coding sequence ATGTCCCTTTCCGAAGAGATCCAGCGGCGACGCACCTTCGCCATCATCTCCCACCCTGACGCCGGCAAGACCACGCTGACGGAGAAGCTGCTGCTGTACGGCGGCGCCATCGATCGCGCGGGCTCCGTCAAAGCCCGGGAGGGTGGGGCGGCGGCCCATTCGGACTGGATGAGCATCGAGCAGGAGCGCGGGATCAGCGTGACGTCGGCCGCCATGCAGTTCGAGTACCAGGGCCGGGCCATCAACCTGCTCGACACGCCGGGCCACCAGGACTTCAGCGAGGACACCTACCGCGCGCTCACTGCCGCCGACGCCGTGGTGATGCTCCTGGACTGCGCCAAGGGCGTGGAAGAGCAGACCAAGAAGCTGTTCCGCGTCGCCCGCGAACGGCGCCTTCCCATCTTCACCTTCGTGAACAAGCTGGACCGCCCCGGCCGCGAGCCGGTGGAACTCATCGACGAGGTGGAGGAGCTGTTCGGCCTCCACGCCGTCCCCATGACCTGGCCCATCGGGTCGGGCACGGATTTCAAGGGCGTCTACGTCCGGGCCACGGGCCAGATCCAGGTCTTCGAGCGGGCCAAGGCGGGCCGGAAAGCCCGGGTGGCGGGGAAGGGCGGTCTCGACGATTCCGAGATCACCGCGCTCCTCACGCCCGCCGAACTGCAGCAGCTCAAGGACGATGTGGACCTGATGGACCACGTGCTGCCCACCTTCGATCGCGAGGCCTTCCTGCGCGGCGAGCAGTCCCCGATGTTCTTCGGATCCGCCGTCAACAACTTCGGCGTGGCGGAATTTCTGGAGGAGTTCCTGGATCTCGCCCCTCCGCCGGGCCCGCGACCGCTCATGAATGGCGGCGAGGTGGCGCCCGAGCAGGCCTTCACGGCCTTCGTGTTCAAGGTCCAGGCCAACATGAACAAAGCGCACCGCGACCGGGTGGCCTTCGCCCGCATCGTGTCCGGGAAATTCGACCGCGGCATGGACGCGCTCCACGTCCGCGAGAAGAAGTCCATCAAGCTCAACTATCCCCACATGTTCTTCGGCCGCGAGCGGCAGATCGTGGACGAGGCCTATCCCGGCGACATCCTGGGGCTCATCAACCCCGGCCTCTTCCGCATCGGCGACGTGCTGAGCGCCGCCGGCCCCGTGGAGTTCCACGCCGTCCCCCGGTTCTCGCCGGAGCAGTTCGCCTCCGTGCGGCTGGCGGACCCCGGCGCGCGGAAAGGCTTTTTGAAGGGGCTCGGCCAGATCGCCGAGGAGGGCGTGGTTCAGGTCTTCTGGCCCAAGGGGGGCGCGCCCCTGCCGATCCTGGGCGCCATCGGCCGCCTGCAGTTCGAGGTGCTTCAGCACCGCCTCAAGGACGAGTACGCCTGCCCCGTCCTCCTGGAACCCCGCGGCTTCCAGATGGCCCGGTGGATCGAGGGCGGCTGGCCCGAACCCAGCCGCTTCTGGGGCGAACTGGTGGAGGACACCGAAGGGAATCCCGCCATCCTGTTCGAGAACGACTGGCAGCGCCGCACCACCGCCGAGAAGAGCCCCGGATTGACCTTCCTGGAGCATCCGCCCAAGTAG
- a CDS encoding DUF3187 family protein → MKIRTLALLLTVGSGLMAEEPLHEMGPFPTREMFPMYLTPMAYQPADPLPLGKGHWRWGLHWVEANTFQFSDLFTKESPRDPTGRIAVTRGTFASTVAAYPQIPTLYYFDEEIARFEVEGRYGLWDQTDVWFRLPVQNHTGGFLDPLIENFHKLGFEQYGRDRVLQNQVTLAVARNGKVTFFSDERILGKPQDPVLGLTHRLLQTATWTLSGTASFKLPITHTYDAYQSGWDQSYGFTGAWRNDGRHAFYFGASYLRRPHGSEAYDEIGYRDGVGAHATWEYRRWRTVQPFLQLYWQSGYLQPQPYQEFDRSSLQHDVGIHWHWTRRTTLTFHYMNNITHRGNTADMALGASLTAHF, encoded by the coding sequence ATGAAGATCCGGACCCTGGCCCTCCTCCTCACCGTCGGGTCCGGCCTGATGGCGGAAGAGCCCCTGCATGAGATGGGCCCCTTCCCCACCCGGGAAATGTTCCCCATGTACCTCACGCCCATGGCCTATCAGCCCGCGGACCCCCTGCCCTTGGGCAAGGGCCACTGGCGATGGGGCCTCCATTGGGTGGAAGCGAACACGTTCCAGTTCTCCGATCTCTTCACCAAGGAATCCCCCCGGGATCCCACCGGCCGCATCGCGGTCACGCGGGGGACCTTCGCGTCCACGGTCGCGGCCTATCCGCAGATCCCCACGCTCTACTACTTCGATGAGGAGATTGCCCGGTTCGAGGTGGAGGGCCGCTACGGCCTGTGGGACCAGACGGACGTCTGGTTCCGGCTGCCGGTGCAGAACCACACGGGCGGCTTCCTGGATCCGCTGATCGAGAACTTCCACAAGCTGGGCTTCGAGCAGTACGGTCGGGACCGCGTTCTTCAGAACCAGGTGACCCTGGCCGTGGCCCGCAACGGGAAAGTCACCTTCTTCAGCGACGAGCGGATCCTCGGCAAGCCCCAGGATCCCGTGCTGGGGCTGACTCACCGCCTGCTCCAGACCGCCACCTGGACGCTGTCGGGGACCGCCAGCTTCAAGCTCCCGATCACGCACACCTACGATGCCTACCAGTCCGGCTGGGACCAGAGCTACGGCTTCACCGGCGCCTGGCGGAACGACGGGCGGCACGCTTTCTATTTCGGGGCTTCCTACCTCCGACGCCCCCACGGAAGCGAGGCCTACGACGAGATCGGCTACCGGGACGGCGTCGGCGCCCACGCAACCTGGGAGTACCGCCGGTGGCGGACCGTCCAGCCCTTCCTCCAGCTCTACTGGCAGAGCGGCTACCTCCAGCCCCAGCCCTACCAGGAATTCGACCGCTCCAGCCTCCAGCACGACGTGGGAATCCACTGGCACTGGACGCGCCGGACCACCCTGACCTTCCACTACATGAACAACATCACCCATCGCGGGAACACCGCGGACATGGCTCTGGGCGCGAGCCTCACGGCGCATTTCTAG
- a CDS encoding VOC family protein, protein MAVSPVPPGYHTVTPYLTVADGHGLLAFLRAAFGAEERSCSLRPDGSVANAEVKIGDSMVMVAQAQDPWKPLPAGFYLYVPDTDAVYAAALAAGGTSLMEPSDQFYGDRNAGVLDPWGNHWWIATHIEDVDEAEIQRRLNARG, encoded by the coding sequence ATGGCCGTTTCCCCCGTCCCCCCGGGCTATCACACCGTCACGCCCTACCTCACCGTCGCCGATGGCCACGGCCTGCTCGCGTTCCTCCGCGCCGCCTTCGGGGCGGAAGAACGCAGCTGCTCGCTCCGTCCGGATGGGAGCGTCGCCAACGCGGAGGTGAAGATCGGCGATTCCATGGTGATGGTGGCGCAGGCCCAGGATCCATGGAAACCGCTGCCCGCGGGCTTCTACCTCTACGTGCCCGATACGGACGCCGTCTACGCCGCCGCCCTGGCGGCGGGGGGCACCTCCCTGATGGAACCCTCCGACCAGTTCTACGGCGACCGCAACGCGGGCGTCCTGGATCCCTGGGGGAACCACTGGTGGATCGCCACCCACATCGAGGACGTGGACGAGGCCGAGATCCAGCGCCGCCTGAACGCCCGGGGTTGA